CAACGCTACTTTAAATACGAACAGGCAGACCGAAAGCCCCTGCCGCATCGCGCGGGCTGCTGCGGCCTAGTTTTGTCCGTTTGTAAAATTTAAAAATGTTGTGTTAATttgtaaaatattaaaagtatactatttataaattttatgttttagaagaaggaataaaaaataaataaaataataataataataataaaataaaataatgttaataatatattactagtattactaacaataacaataacaataacaataacaatattctgATTCTATTTTGCTACTATTTTCGAGCAAAGAGAATAAATAAATAGCTAACAAAATAAAACTGAAACATTATGATGATAATAAATCAAAGTATAATTAGCTTGTGACCAATGTCTCCTcccaattattattttaaaaaaaaccaATGTCTCCTCCAAATTCCTTCCAATCCTTCAAACCCACCTTTCCAAATTCCATCCCAATAAACCTCAATTTCACAAATTCACAACCAGCAACATCTAATCGATCTAAACCTCGCTCAACCTTACCGCAGAAATCAACGGTCTTTCTGGGGAATCTATCCAGGTTCACTAACCCTTTTACAATTCGTCAAATCCTTCAAGAGTATGGTACTATCATGGGTCTTTCTTGGAGAAAAGATAGATCATTTGCCTTCGTTAAGCTTCAAACGATCTATCAAGCTACCAAGGTCTTAAATTCGTTAAATGGTCAAATTATCAATGGCATGAGAATCACAATTGGCTATGCTAAAAACGACCTTATTCTTAATTTCATTCCCAGGCAGACTTTCAAGTCTGGTCATCAAAAGCCAACACCAAAAGCCCAATTTAATCCAGTCACTAAAAATCCAACACCAAACCCACCTTCTATCAATTTGTCTCTTAACTCTGAGACATGTAGCCTCCTAAATCGTACTGCTCTTATTGTGGATAAAACCCCTATCACAGCAGTCAAACTCTTCAGGTGGCTTAAATGTCGAAGCATTGCTATTGAATCTGTTTCGGTATGGGGTTTATTTGGGTATATTGTTGTTTGTTCTGATGATGAAAGCTTCAAACGCATGACTATGGGGCCAACTTTAAACGTTGACGAATTTTTCGAGGTCATTCCAATGGTACAACGTAGAAACAAGTATTCAAGAATCGCTAAATTAGCTGTCTCAGGTATTCCTTATGACTGTGTTTCTTCGAATTGTGCTATAGTTGCTGCAGAAGAATTTGGAAGAGTTCTTCATATTAATCCCAATTCACATAGACTTAAGAGAACCGATGTCGTTTTTGCTCTCATCGAAACTTTTAACCCTGGTCCTTTAGAAAAGATGGTGACTGGTAATGTAGCTAGCTGCACTACATGTAATTTATGGGTTGAAGAAGTTAATTATAACGCTGAGATTGAAATTGTTTCGGATGAAGATATTCTTGAATACAACTCCTTATTACAGATTACCAACGATGCTGTTAACGGGTTAAAAACTGATCGGAATCTTGATTCTCTGGTATCTGAAAATCCTTTGTCTCCGGTTGTTTCACCGGAAGTAGCACCGGTTAGTGAGGTAAAAGTTACCGTTACTGGTTCATGTTTTCAAACTCCCCAAAAAGTCAATAAAGTAACTGTTGTACATAATTTAATGGATAAGGTAACATCAGCTTTATTGTCTCAAAAAGCAAAAGGGTTTGGGTCTAAAAATGTAGCTGAAGAGATCAAAAGATCTCTTTTCAAATCTTCTGATAAAGATGGGATGAGTGATAACATAGACAATCTTTACAAGGTACAATCTGAAGATCCTTCCAACTCCCAACACCCATCTTTTTCTCTTTCACAAAAAGACTATCCTGCCCTTAATGCTACTTCTACTAAAAATCTCTCCATTCCTTCTCATACCCCTTCAAAATCTTCGGTAAAAAATGCCTCTTTCATTGCTAATGACGTGTCTTTTGCTGCCAAAGTAATTGAAATACCCACTTCTCCTTTTAACACAAATAACCTGTGCAGTGATATTAATGTTCATTCAGGTTTGGCCAAAGGCAACAATGAAACTGTCATAAAACCTTATGCTCCTGCCAATAAGAATGGTAAAGCCAAAACACACGAATGGATCAACAAAATCCCCAATTTAactgatatgtttgacacaaccaGTGAAATTAATCACATCACTGATCAAGGCTTAAGTTCAAATCAGTATAGTGTCGGTTTTGGTAAGAAAAAAATTACCATCAAAGAAGAGTTGCACAACTTTGGCGTTCTAATGGAGAGTATGGTTGATTACACTCCCGAAAAGGTCTCTAAACCATGAGAATAGCCTCATGGAACATTCGTGGCCTCGGTAACAAGTCAAGAGGTCGAATGGCGGGTTCTATAGTCAATCGGTTCCAAGTACAATTCTTAGCAATTCAAGAGACTATGGTGAACGAGGTAAATCAACTTGTTTTAAATGAAATTTGGAAACATTTTTCTTTTGATTCTATTCAAGTTCAAGCTAATGGTAGATCCGGTGGACTTTTATCAATATGGAGAACGGATGTTTTCTCTCTCATCAAGTCGTGGAAGAGAAAACATTGGTTACCACAATTTTAAAGTATTCTCCTTCTAACCAAGttgtattaattattaatgtttacGCCCCTCCCCAAGAAAGTAGAAAGAAACTAGTTTGGTCCCACTTAACTAACATAGCCCTTAATTGGCCGGGTCCTTTGTGTTTCTTGGGAGATTTTAACTCGGTTTGTAGTCCGGAAGAAAGATTAAGAGAATCAATTGATCATAATAGCATTGTAAAATTCAGTGAATTTATTTGCAACGCTTCATTAATGGATCAATCCTTAGCAAATGATGAGTTCACTTGGGAAGGCCCATTCGGGAAATTTTCTCGAATTGATCGTGTTTTGTGTAATCATTGTTGGGTCTCCCTTTGGACCGATGCTATTCTACAGACGGTTCAAACCGATAAATACGATCACAAACCTATTGTTTTTGGAAAAAAGTTGTGCAATTGGGGGCCAAAACCTTTTCGTCTCAATAACTTGTGGCTTGCAAATAAAGGTTTTATGGAGTTCTGTGAATCTAAGTGGGACAGTTTTCAAGTCATCGGATGGGCTGCATTCAAAATAAATAAGAAGCTGCGAATGCTCAAAAGTGAGATTAAATTTCAGAACACGAGAGTTGAGTAGCGCTGAAGTCACCAGTGTTGAAGTGGAAACCGTTGACCACGTGTTACTGCACTGTATATGGTCTTCAAGTATTTGGTCGAAGTTATTTCGTTGGTGGAACATTCGTTGGGTTATCCCGAGATCTATCGTCGAGTTTTCCTTTGATTGGTATTATGGTATGGGTATTAAAGCTTCAAAGTTTTGGAAATTGATCGGTCCCGCAACCATTTGGTCCATTTGGATGGCTAGGAACGACGTCGTGTTCAATGGTAACGCTTCATGTCGGGCTTTGGTGATTCGAAACATAAAGTTGAAGAGCTTTCTTTGGGCGACAAATCTCAAGTTGGTGCACGGCTTACAAGCTTACGTTTGGGATCAAAATCCGTTTTTTCTTAGTTTATAGTATCTCGTCAATTATATCATTGTAATGTTTTTTTCTTGCTTGTAATCCTTTCCGTTTTTCTTCATCGTTTTGATGAAGTAATCGGTTTTAATAAAATTCATCTttcgcctttaaaaaaaaaaaatagcttgTGACCACTTTTAATGTACAATGAACTAGTAATTAAAAACATCATCAATACTGCATATATAATCATTATACAATATTCTAATTCCCGTAAATGTTGGACACCAGTCATTGGTCAAATTGGTTGCCACCCACTGTTGAAACCGAATAAGAAACCCTACCCACACcgcttttttttataaaaaaaaaaaaccggaAATTACTGTTCATATGCGAAGAAGTTGAAAACTTCGTTACTAAACAATTCGTGGATAAAATTGCTATGATTATATTTATATAGTAtacattaatgtaattatattatgagatagtatataaGAAAATCATAAACTCAAATGGACATAGCATAGACAAGAAAACATCATGGAATTGTTATTTAGCCTCTCTCAAAAGGAAATACCCATCATGTCTACCAACAAGTTGTCAATAATCAGTGCCTCATCTTCTCCACAAATGTGATTTTTCCACCTCATCTTCTCTGCATTGTTTCACAAAACAAATACAATAATTTGTAAACGAAAACACACACTTTTTTTCTGTTCGAGCCATCCGGGAAAGGTGAGTAATTTTACTCTGAAGTACACAACCTAATCAGGTTATACCATGACCATTTCCTTGGCCGCCCAAATATATATGTATGTCATGAGATTAGAACATGAGAACTCTTGTAAGGATATTACAATAGTTTTTTATTTGACAACGTCATTTAAACAGCATTAGAGAATTAGAGATATAAAGTTTACATATTGACAAAAGGTTCTTGAGCTCATACCGTAGAAAGACGATGACTCATCATCGTCGATTTCTGAGATGGTTGGGAGTTTCTTGAAGGGGCATGAGGAGATGGGAAGCACAGGAAGTACGTCACAATTGCAAATCTCGATCATGTAACCATCTGGGTCGTGGAAGAACAGTTGGTTCACTTCAACACCACCTTCTTTTACGACTGCGGTCACATACTTGATGCCCAATTCTTCAAGTTTCTTGATTATGAGGTCCATATTCGAGCACTGGAATGAAATGTGGTTGTCTTTTGGGTTGATTACTGCATTCTTTATTGGAGTTGTGTCCATTTCTAGCAAATGTATTCCTATCCCATGGTTGAACAACCTGTTTCAGATCATCCGAAATTCACTTTAGTTAGTACGTTCGTGCAGAAAAATCAGTGAATGTATGTTCACCGACTTGTTGCAAATTAACTGTTCACTTTTACACACGTTGAAAAACGAGTCATTAAGGTACTTTTAAGTGGTCAAGTGTCAATTTTACGCATAAGTATAGGCAATAAGGCACCTACGGGTAGAATGGAGAACTTATTAGAAATTTTTACCGTAGTGCTCATGGCCTAGTGGTATCGAGGTACATCAACTTTGAGATAGTAAGGTAGAGTAGTACTTCGTGGACTACTTAATGGATGTGTGTCgccgtttaaaaaaataaatatgaaaattatTTTGGTTGCACAAATTTTACAGTTGTTTTGGGACGGATATATCGATATTAACAAGAACATATATAATTACACATTAGAAACTTGAATGTCATTTATGCAAAATAGATTACACTTGTATTATAAGCACATTATAGGCAATTGTATAAAACAAAAAATTGTCTTTTAATGTAGTTGACAATTAATTAAAGCATTAAGGGGCAAAAGTACATGTACAAATAATAACATCAAGGAGTAAATATACGCACCAAGCTCCTTCGAAATCAAACGAAGAAGGACGTCTAATAAGCACAAATCCTAACACTTGTTCATAAAACTTAACTGATCGACGTACAGATTTGCAGATAAACGAAACATGATTCAAAGATAACATAGGCAACTGatcatgattatgatcatgatcatCCTGCTTTAAAGAAGATGAAAACAAATtctcttcctcgacaatctcttcaGTTATTTCACATACATCACGTACAATCACCTCTGCCATTGATGATCTAAGTCGAAAATATAAtacgaaataaaataaaaatgcagGTTTTAATTTTTAAGTGTTTTTTTGTTGAGTGTAAATTTTGTGGATATATGAAATAAGCTCACTAGTTTATAAATAAGTGTAAGTGAATGTTGCCAAGGAAACAGTGTTCACCAAAATCCACGTGTCCCGTTGCTTTTTTTCCTACGTACAAAAAAATCATATTATTTGTACTTGTTTTCCTGCAAGTTTTGGTGAGAAATGTAGTACGTACACAACCCACTTTCTTCGAAGTTTCCTGATCAATTTGTTTGTTTTAAGTATTAAGGTCTTCTTATCAATTTTGATAAGAACTCCATTACCACTTATTCTTATTTT
The window above is part of the Rutidosis leptorrhynchoides isolate AG116_Rl617_1_P2 chromosome 1, CSIRO_AGI_Rlap_v1, whole genome shotgun sequence genome. Proteins encoded here:
- the LOC139849585 gene encoding uncharacterized protein, producing MENGCFLSHQVVEEKTLVTTILKYSPSNQVVLIINVYAPPQESRKKLVWSHLTNIALNWPGPLCFLGDFNSVCSPEERLRESIDHNSIVKFSEFICNASLMDQSLANDEFTWEGPFGKFSRIDRVLCNHCWVSLWTDAILQTVQTDKYDHKPIVFGKKLCNWGPKPFRLNNLWLANKGFMEFCESKWDSFQVIGWAAFKINKKLRMLKSEIKFQNTRVE
- the LOC139885738 gene encoding glyoxylase I 4-like, producing the protein MAEVIVRDVCEITEEIVEEENLFSSSLKQDDHDHNHDQLPMLSLNHVSFICKSVRRSVKFYEQVLGFVLIRRPSSFDFEGAWLFNHGIGIHLLEMDTTPIKNAVINPKDNHISFQCSNMDLIIKKLEELGIKYVTAVVKEGGVEVNQLFFHDPDGYMIEICNCDVLPVLPISSCPFKKLPTISEIDDDESSSFYEKMRWKNHICGEDEALIIDNLLVDMMGISF